From Triticum urartu cultivar G1812 chromosome 2, Tu2.1, whole genome shotgun sequence, a single genomic window includes:
- the LOC125535580 gene encoding dihydrofolate reductase-like, with amino-acid sequence MEQEKKLKVLCLHGFRTSGGFLKKQISKWHPSILQQFDTVFPDGQFPAGGKSDIEGIFPPPYFEWFQFDKDFTEYTNLDECIAYLCDYMVKNGPFDGLLGFSQGATLSALLIGYQAQGKVLNDHPPIKFMVSVSGSKFRDPSICDVAYKDPIKAKSVHFIGEKDWLKVPSEELASAFADPLIIRHPQGHTVPRLDEASVKQLSEWSASILEDLKNADAPKASNSESSGDKDSVGVESAENLMEQVAA; translated from the exons atggagcaggagaagaagctcaaggtgCTCTGCCTCCACGGCTTTCGGACAAGTGGGGGTTTCCTGAAGAAGCAGATCAGCAAATGGCACCCTTCCATCCTCCAGCAGTTCGACACG GTCTTCCCTGATGGCCAGTTCCCAGCTGGGGGGAAGTCGGACATCGAGGGCATATTCCCCCCACCATACTTTGAGTGGTTTCAGTTCGACAAG GATTTCACCGAATACACAAATTTAGACGAGTGCATTGCCTATCTGTGTGATTACATGGTGAAAAACGGGCCTTTCGACGGTCTGCTTGGATTCTCCCAG GGCGCAACACTTTCAGCCCTTTTGATAGGCTACCAAGCACAG GGCAAGGTGCTGAATGATCACCCACCAATTAAGTTCATGGTGTCAGTATCCGGGAGCAAATTCAGGGACCCAAGCATCTGCGATGTGGCCTACAAGGACCCGATCAAGGCGAAATCTGTACATTTCATTGGAGAGAAAGACTGGCTCAAAGTACCTTCCGAGGAGCTGGCTTCTGCCTTTGCTGACCCTCTCATCATAAGGCACCCCCAGGGTCACACTGTCCCCAGGCTTG ATGAGGCATCTGTGAAGCAGCTTTCTGAATGGAGCGCAAGCATCCTGGAGGATCTCAAGAACGCAGACGCTCCCAAGGCCTCAAATTCAGAGAGTTCAGGAGATAAGGACAGTGTCGGCGTGGAGTCAGCAGAAAACCTGATGGAACAAGTTGCAGCTTGA
- the LOC125540951 gene encoding SNF1-related protein kinase regulatory subunit beta-1-like codes for MGNASGRLEDIADAEMDEGRGHVRRASSTGYAGGVRGGGGGGGAGGGGGGGSSSPGSPPRPHSPRMFVPQSPVTPLQRASDVPPPVFNQILMRDQDDSDGPPPKRIPTLLVWPHGGKCIFVEGSWDHWTSKKTVQKSGKDHTILLELPSGVYRYRFIVDGERRYLPDLPCETDNVGNIVNLLDVNDFVPESVESVSELMAPPSPDSSYGFQIPEDKEFAKEPPTLPAQLYLGVLNSRSAEQRECARPRHVVLNHLYIEKGWGAQPLVALGHTHRFRSKYVTTVLYKAIER; via the exons ATGGGCAACGCGAGCGGCAGGCTGGAGGACATCGCGGACGCCGAGATGGACGAGGGCCGCGGCCACGTGCGGCGCGCTTCGTCTACGGGATACGCCGGGGGCGtgaggggaggcggcggcggtggcggcgccggaggagggggtgggggagggtcGTCCTCGCCCGGAAGCCCCCCGCGGCCGCACTCGCCGCGCATGTTCGTGCCCCAG AGCCCTGTAACTCCACTGCAAAGAGCTTCAGATGTGCCACCTCCGGTGTTCAACCAGATACTGATGCGTGATCAGGATGATTCCGACGGCCCCCCTCCAAAGAGGATCCCTACTTTGCTTGTGTGGCCTCATGGAGGCAAGTGTATCTTCGTGGAAGGATCATGGGATCACTGGACATCAAA GAAAACCGTTCAGAAATCTGGGAAAGACCACACCATCTTATTAGAGCTTCCATCAGGAGTTTACCGGTACAGATTCATCGTCGACGGGGAAAGAAGATACCTCCCCGATCTTCCCTGTGAGACCGACAACGTGGGCAACATCGTGAACCTTCTTGACGTCAAT GACTTTGTGCCGGAAAGCGTGGAGAGCGTGTCGGAGCTGATGGCGCCCCCCTCCCCGGACTCGAGCTACGGGTTCCAGATCCCCGAGGACAAGGAGTTCGCCAAGGAGCCCCCCACCCTGCCGGCGCAGCTCTACCTCGGCGTGCTCAACTCGCGGAGCGCGGAGCAGCGGGAGTGCGCGCGGCCAAGGCATGTGGTGCTGAACCACCTCTACATCGAGAAGGGGTGGGGCGCGCAGCCGCTGGTGGCGCTCGGCCACACCCACCGGTTCCGGTCCAAGTATGTCACCACCGTCCTCTACAAGGCCATCGAGCGATAG
- the LOC125535581 gene encoding calmodulin-1, which produces MADQLTDDQIAEFKEAFSLFDKDGDGCITTKELGTVMRSLGQNPTEAELQDMINEVDADGNGTIDFPEFLNLMARKMKDTDSEEELKEAFRVFDKDQNGFISAAELRHVMTNLGEKLTDEEVDEMIREADVDGDGQINYEEFVKVMMAK; this is translated from the exons ATGGCGGATCAGCTCACCGACGACCAGATCGCCGAGTTCAAGGAGGCCTTCAGCCTCTTCGACAAGGACGGAGATG GTTGCATCACCACCAAGGAGCTGGGAACAGTCATGCGTTCGCTGGGGCAGAACCCAACGGAGGCTGAGCTCCAGGACATGATCAATGAAGTCGACGCTGATGGCAACGGCACCATTGACTTCCCAGAGTTCCTCAACCTGATGGCCCGCAAGATGAAGGACACCGACTCAGAGGAGGAGCTCAAGGAGGCCTTCAGGGTGTTCGACAAGGACCAAAACGGCTTCATCTCTGCTGCTGAGCTCCGCCACGTCATGACGAACCTCGGCGAGAAGCTCACCGACGAGGAGGTGGACGAGATGATCCGTGAAGCCGACGTCGACGGTGATGGCCAGATCAACTATGAGGAGTTTGTCAAGGTCATGATGGCCAAATGA